The window GGAAGCTACTTTTAAAACCCCTAAACAATTGCTTCCATTCTTTTAATGACGTTTGCTGGTTTTATAATAAGCTGTAAGTTTTTTAACAAAAATGCGTCTAAAAATGTATCTTTAAAACATCTATTAATTTAAGAAAGGAACTACAGTATGCTTACTTGGAAACATATTATTAATTACACCGTAAACGGAAACCCTACTCCAGATAAAAGAGTAGAAAAAACCGAAACCCAATGGAGCGAACTACTTACTCCTGAACAATTTAGAGTTACTAGAAAAAAAGGAACCGAAGCTCCGCATAGTGGCGCGCTTTGCAGTATTTATGACGAAGGACAATACAATTGCGTTTGTTGCAATACGCCTTTGTTCGACTCGACTATTAAATTTACCTCAGGATCTGGTTGGCCAAGTTTTACACAACCCATAAAAGAAAATGCCATTAAGTATGAAAAAGATACTGCTTTTGGTATGGTTCGCGTAGAAGTGATGTGTAATACTTGTGATGCACATTTAGGGCATATTTTTCCGGACGGACCAGAACCTAGCGGATTGCGTTATTGTATTAATTCTGCATCCATGCAATTAGAGAAAGGGACCGTAAATGAAAACTAAAAACCTACAATTAGCCACTATTGGTGGTGGTTGTTTTTGGTGTACAGAAGCTGTATTCCTTGAAGTAAAAGGCGTAGAAAAAGTAATCTCTGGTTATGCTGGCGGAACAGTTCCCGGACATCCAACCTATCGCGAGATATGTTCTGGATTAACAGGACATGCCGAAGTGATTCAAATTACCTTTGATGCCAATGTAATTTCTTATGAAGATATTTTAGTTATTTTTATGACTACACATGATCCTACCACTTTAAATCAACAAGGTGCCGATCGCGGAACGCAATATCGTTCGGTTATTTTTTATCATAATGAAAAGCAAAAAGAAATTGCCAAATTAGTTATTAAAGAGATTGCTCCATTTTATGAAAATACAATTGTAACAGAAATCAGTGCTTTTGATGTCTTTTATGAAGCAGGAAAAGAGCACCAAGATTTCTACAGAAGTAATCCTGGTTATGGCTATTGTTCTTTTGTAATCGACCCAAAATTAGCAAAGCTTAGAAAGCTACACAGCGATAAACTAAAATAAGAAGTTTAAGGAAAGGGAAAAAATGAAACTGAATATACAAGATAGATTTAATACCGAATTACCAGCAGATTCTATTCTGGAAAACACAAGACGACAGGTGGAAAACGCTTGTTTTTCTTATGTGACACCTACAAAAACGGCAAATCCGGAACTCGTACATGTTTCACCCGAAATGCTTAGCGAATTAGGT is drawn from Lacinutrix sp. WUR7 and contains these coding sequences:
- the msrB gene encoding peptide-methionine (R)-S-oxide reductase MsrB, whose product is MLTWKHIINYTVNGNPTPDKRVEKTETQWSELLTPEQFRVTRKKGTEAPHSGALCSIYDEGQYNCVCCNTPLFDSTIKFTSGSGWPSFTQPIKENAIKYEKDTAFGMVRVEVMCNTCDAHLGHIFPDGPEPSGLRYCINSASMQLEKGTVNEN
- the msrA gene encoding peptide-methionine (S)-S-oxide reductase MsrA, whose protein sequence is MKTKNLQLATIGGGCFWCTEAVFLEVKGVEKVISGYAGGTVPGHPTYREICSGLTGHAEVIQITFDANVISYEDILVIFMTTHDPTTLNQQGADRGTQYRSVIFYHNEKQKEIAKLVIKEIAPFYENTIVTEISAFDVFYEAGKEHQDFYRSNPGYGYCSFVIDPKLAKLRKLHSDKLK